In the Setaria italica strain Yugu1 chromosome VI, Setaria_italica_v2.0, whole genome shotgun sequence genome, one interval contains:
- the LOC101774375 gene encoding uncharacterized protein LOC101774375: MSSTAATGNVLPALPPIRTAASQAPEPACSSAASSSMAPAADAESVTLPAPGQGKAEEEAEAGGQDQVGEPTTPTSEGSRLRAPAECPPAPRKPAWAPPATPPAAKRKFPSSAAPSARRAFFPVARDLTTVFRALPPKKRIRAG, translated from the coding sequence ATGAGCTCCACGGCCGCCACGGGGAACgtcctcccggcgctgccgccgatCAGGACCGCGGCGTCGCAGGCGCCGGAGCCCGCGTGCTCCTCGGCGGCCTCGTCGTcgatggcgccggcggcggacgcggagTCGGTGACCTTGCCCGCGCCGGGGCAGGggaaggcagaggaggaggcggaggcgggaggcCAGGATCAGGTGGGGGAGccgacgacgccgacgtcgGAGGGAAGCAGGCTGCGGGCGCCGGCCGAgtgcccgccggcgccgcggaagCCCGCGTGGGCGCCCCCggcgacgccgcccgccgccaagCGCAAGTTCCCGTCGtccgcggcgccgtcggcgcGGCGGGCCTTCTTCCCCGTCGCGCGCGACCTCACCACCGTGTTCCGGGCCCTGCCACCCAAGAAGCGGATCCGGGCGGGCTGA